A stretch of DNA from Erythrolamprus reginae isolate rEryReg1 chromosome 10, rEryReg1.hap1, whole genome shotgun sequence:
cctcccttctctccctcctttctcaaaaagcgcttaaactgtaactgtactgtactgtgtaatgacagaataaaaccccccagccctcacctgtgtttgaatttcattcattcactcagtcattcattcattcattcattcttctgtacagtatgtacagtacagtactgtgtgccactcagtcccaacacttttaacccataaattaccatttcccatccccttaattaccattactgtacacattgaataagactcttaagttatgaacaataacatatttatttacattttttggggtggggtgggggttagcataactgggataactagggatcttcttctatcaccatttctacaatggatgctgcaggtgatggtgtgacagacctcttggtttttgtgacaaacatggtcatgggcagttgttggcgccgtttctttttctgggctaacatggatctgtatggtgcaaagatgttgtcaagggaggcgttaaactgtatagagcgagtcatgttgggatcccaaagttccaccatgcgttgtacatttgaagtagctctgttcagttctgcaagccgctcaagcgttaggccaacatcttcttcttcctcagcttgttcagcttccgcttcctcctcttcttcactcgctgacctggtcagctcctccagatctttgtctgtcagcggtaggccatgctcatcaagcaaaccattgacttcctctggtgtcatgtcaacgaagccttctccacccagtgcctgtgccagcttcacagaggtctggactgcagcatcttggatttcttcgggagcaaatcccttgtaatcatgcaccacttctggccacaatttcctccagcaggcattcattgtctatGTCTTCATATCcatcaaggcattctgaatgttcttcagacaagatgcaattgtgtactgacgccagtaggccttcaatgtgaagttgtcatcagcatccattgcttccacgatgcttccaagagaattgcgcgtgtacagtgccttaaatgcacggataataccttgatccatcggctggataagcgatgtggtgtttggtggcaagaattcaacttgcaccccatcatgttcatggtccaggtgatcatggccaccagcattgtccattaggagaagcactttgaaatcgattcctttgcgagccaaatacacctccacctgtgggatgaagcactgatgaaaccagtcccgcgtgaggggttttgtaatccatgctttaggattatgcatccagtacactggcaatgaattcttgtttctgttcttgagggctcttggatttcgtgacttatagattagccctggcttcagcaaaaagcctgctgcattcccacacatgatcaaagtcactcgatctttcatggccttaaagccaggggctttggcttcatcttgcatcaagaaagtccttgaaggcatcctcttccagaacaggcctgtttcgtccatgttgaacacctgttctggaaggtagcccccttctgcaattaggtctttaaacgtgcgctggacaaagttttctgctgcacctgtatctgctgaggcagcttctccgtgcaatgacacactcttcaggccatagcgccgttgaaatttctcaaaccaccctttgcttgctgtgaatgtggctggggctgaggctgaggctgaagaatgacaggaaagggagagagaagtgacttgaatgaaagcataaagagtaaatgcccacctccttccctccttccttccttccctccctccctccttccctccttccctccctccctccttccttccctccttcccttctctccctccctccttcccttctctccctccttccctccttccttccttccctccttcccttccctccttcccttctctccctccctccctccctccctccttccctccttccttcccttccttccttccctccctccttccctccctccttccctccttccttccctccttccctgctccttccttaaaaaacacttaaatacagtatctaatgacagaataaaaaaccccagcccttacctgcgtttccctcatctgcatcgccttcttctgtgtcttcaagacggttgtacaattgttgtgccttggtccttatagtgttggtatccaaagcaatgctctttttgcggcagtcttgtacccacagggacaaagcagcttccatcttcataagccgtttgtttctaggcgtcaccattctttttgcagccttgttgaatgccatcagagaactttgccttatctttttctcgtcgtcccgaatggttcgcacactcgattcgttgatcccatactgccgaccaacatctgcataagagcgttcccctttcagcatgtccaaaatgtcaattttctctttaattgtgagtatcctcctggtctttttagcgtcgccgcctccactccgtgcacaacgtttaggaggcatcttccaacaagtctgaacaagttccaacagttgcaaagcttttttttgcgtttgcaacgattggtcgagattttggccaatcagcaatcagtatgacgtcatcgggcgggaaaaaccgtggtgtaggaaaaaaaatgcggacttattttttaattaatattatttgaaaaaccgcgttgcagcgtttcgcgctaatcgagaacgcgcaaatcgagggatcactgtagaacaataaaagagttggaaggggccttggagatcaTTTAGTCCAACCACATGCTCAAGTAAGAGACTCTATACCATTGTGATCACATGCTTGTCCAGTCTCTTATTAAAAGCCACCAGTGATgaggcacccacaacttctaaaggcaagccgttccactgatggattgttctgtcaggaaatttctccttatttctaggttgaagtTGTCAGGATTAACAATTCTGGGTGATGtttcattgtattaccatataaggtaaaggGCAGAATATAAGCAtgttaatgctgagtcattgggtgtgaactgcaactTGATTGGGatagagcattataagatgctaATCAACCTTACAATTATTCTGTGGTTATCTGCTGTTATTTgctgttggctggctggagcagtttgagcatgagttacATATTGAGTAGAGTCGTAatagtgatacgaagaaacctggattggtttagtatctaatagaaacctggattggtttggtatctacttgtaagtaagctgaatatagctaatgaaaagttcctgtatatagaagactgaagatattttgcaTTGAAGAAtaaactattgttttctacaaatgtgTCTTCATCATTTATCTGATTCACGAATTGCCACattatattctgatatcttatctagtcctcctgcgttactctgcagatagatagatagatagatagatagatagatagatgatagatagatagatagatgatagatagatagatagatagatagatagatagatagatagatagatagatagatagatagatagatagatatagaaacatagaagactgacggtagaaaaagaactcatggtccatctagtctgcccttatactatttcctgtattttatcttagaatggatatatgtttatcccaggcatgtttaaattcagttactgtggatttaccaaccacgtctgttggaagtttgttccaaggatctactactctttcagcaaaataatattttctcatgttgcttttgatctttcccctaactaacttcagattgtgtccccttgttcttgtgttcactttcctattaaaaacacttccctcctgaaccttatttaaccctttaacatttttaaatgtttcgatcatgtcccccccttttccttctgtcctccagagtatacagattgagttgattaagtctttcctgatacattttatgcttaagaccttccaccattcttgtagcccttctttggacccgttcaatgttgtcaatatctttttgtaggtgaggtctccagaactgaacacagtattccaaatgtggtctcaccagcgctctatgtagtggtgcacagctgaagggattggatactgtagcctagaggataattttcatgggtatatgtatgtagattgttctgagttcgggttttgccccgtgtaatattttgagtgtctatgcgacgtttcgatgaaatcacattcaccatcatataTGGGCCCAGGGCCACGGCCAGGCAAGTAACCAGGCAAACGACAAGGTTGAAGTATTTAGAGCCAGGCCAGACCTGAGCAGAGCCAGGACTGAACTAGGATTGTCAGGAGTGGCAGAAAGAGAAGTAACCAGTATTGGTGTATCCAGCATTGGAAGAAACAGGAACAgttaggaaagaagaagaagagagacgAAAACGGTGTTGAATTAGGCTTCTGATAGCAAAAGAATAAACAATAAACATGGCATTCTCAACAGCCGGTTTATCTTTTGAGAAGCTGAATGGAAACAGTTACCATGCCTGGAGCTTAAAGGTACAAAGCTTGTTAGTAAGAGAAGGGTTATGGGACAGTGTTGTAACACCACCTGCAGACGGGGATCCAGCTCAAAGAAATTTGAATGATAAAGCCAAGATGTAatattatgtaatattttccttctcatttccctatctcttatattcttgattttccttatattctcttctatatttttcatctcttgcacctctacttgtatctcattttgccaccatttagtcaatccttggatcacatccccgtctgacttcactaacatcttatatatattgcttgcttgcgcctttgtaccctcagttttttctcttattattttctctagctccatctcctccctaaataatgcctctttattctccctttcattcagatatttacatattgcatttatttgtagccatcttcccttaccccgtcaccattctatacgatttctacttggtcTCCCATCCTTcttatataactgttctatcttagttatccctcttgccttcaactctcctatacccctatttaaatttatttcattatctttatttattacataaatcaatgacagttttgatttatataatcctattttcccctgccattttttccagatttccatagtccctttcatgaaACCTATTAGTTTTTttaagtcgctcctattccactttataaagattaattctctattcttcatcccatttatctgtttttccagtttcacccatttattctcgaataattgcagctccattaatctttcaatttgaaatgcttccctatacagctccaaacaaggaattccccatCCACCTTTTCGttcgctattaaccactttttcttattcttggtcacttatcttcttcaacccagtaATTAAGCtttttatcccactctctaaATTTGGATGCTGataacaccccccaccccccggcagtacctgaaacagatacatcattttgggaattatcatcattttcaaggctcttattttagagattctccttagctttttctctttccagctcttcatctgtttaaacattttcttccatattaatctataattcacctcctcaattttcacaggatttctcaataaccaaattcccagatatttaattttctttagtcctaacttcaaccctgtttctttcctaatttctatctgctctctcggacctatatttaaacacataatctctgatttttccatattgaccgacaatcctgattcctgtttaaacttttgtagaatatttcttatacctttaatcatctccatcggggtctgg
This window harbors:
- the LOC139172820 gene encoding tigger transposable element-derived protein 1-like, coding for MPPKRCARSGGGDAKKTRRILTIKEKIDILDMLKGERSYADVGRQYGINESSVRTIRDDEKKIRQSSLMAFNKAAKRMVTPRNKRLMKMEAALSLWVQDCRKKSIALDTNTIRTKAQQLYNRLEDTEEGDADEGNAASASAPATFTASKGWFEKFQRRYGLKSVSLHGEAASADTGAAENFVQRTFKDLIAEGGYLPEQVFNMDETGLFWKRMPSRTFLMQDEAKAPGFKAMKDRVTLIMCGNAAGFLLKPGLIYKSRNPRALKNRNKNSLPVYWMHNPKAWITKPLTRDWFHQCFIPQVEVYLARKGIDFKVLLLMDNAGGHDHLDHEHDGVQVEFLPPNTTSLIQPMDQGIIRAFKALYTRNSLGSIVEAMDADDNFTLKAYWRQYTIASCLKNIQNALMDMKT